A genomic segment from Sorangium aterium encodes:
- a CDS encoding DmsC/YnfH family molybdoenzyme membrane anchor subunit, protein MSVAKVSDTHFRLPIVNSAPKIHDNNKSLLESLLADQQKLTAVEKFSRMHEEHALPAQSKYYRDLIPLEKPKPGQQYGFEVDLDACTACKACVTACHSLNGLDDNEVWRSVGLLHGGTPQTPAQQSVTTACHHCLDPACMSGCPVKAYEKDPITGIVKHLDDQCIGCQYCILMCPYDAPKFNAERGIVRKCDMCSDRLANDEAPACVQSCPNGAIRITMVDQQQAVQESQTSLFLPGAAAPEITIPTTTYKTQKSLPRNMLPADFYQVSREHSHPPLVAMLVLTQLSVGAFCVNLALNELLGAQATRDFGGHSATFALVFGIAALKASLFHLGRPQFAFRAFLGLKTSWLSREILGFSLFAGAATLYAASFWVPAIPALSMLPPIGPLQAPLSYAVALSGILGVFCSVMVYAATQREHWRGALTGFKFATTAAILGSSTVLMIGLLLSAEHAALLLTRGFRGLSAFLCVTTALKLLVELSMFRHLRKRSHSTLKRSAILMTGELKGATGWRFACGALGGIVLPALSLFSAPNSGVSSEVLMAMAVVAFLFCLAGEFLERYLFFAAAPASKMPGGLS, encoded by the coding sequence ATGAGCGTTGCAAAGGTCTCGGACACTCATTTTCGCTTACCCATCGTCAACTCGGCGCCGAAGATCCACGACAACAACAAGAGCCTGCTGGAGTCGCTCCTGGCCGACCAGCAGAAGCTCACGGCGGTCGAGAAGTTCTCCAGGATGCACGAGGAGCACGCGCTCCCGGCTCAGTCCAAGTACTACCGCGACCTCATCCCGCTCGAGAAGCCGAAGCCTGGCCAGCAGTACGGCTTCGAGGTCGACCTCGACGCGTGCACGGCCTGCAAGGCGTGCGTCACTGCCTGCCACAGCCTGAACGGCCTCGACGACAACGAGGTGTGGCGCTCGGTCGGGCTCCTCCACGGCGGCACGCCCCAGACGCCGGCGCAGCAGAGCGTGACGACGGCGTGCCACCACTGCCTGGACCCGGCGTGCATGTCGGGGTGCCCGGTCAAGGCCTACGAGAAGGACCCGATCACCGGCATCGTCAAGCACCTCGATGACCAGTGCATCGGCTGCCAGTACTGCATCCTGATGTGCCCCTACGACGCTCCGAAGTTCAACGCGGAGCGGGGGATCGTGCGCAAGTGCGACATGTGCAGCGACCGGCTGGCCAACGACGAGGCCCCGGCGTGCGTGCAGTCGTGCCCGAACGGCGCCATCCGGATCACGATGGTCGACCAGCAGCAGGCCGTGCAAGAGAGCCAGACGAGCCTCTTCCTGCCGGGGGCGGCGGCGCCGGAGATCACGATCCCGACGACGACCTACAAGACGCAGAAGTCGCTGCCGCGCAACATGCTCCCCGCGGACTTCTACCAGGTGAGCCGGGAGCACTCCCACCCTCCGCTCGTCGCGATGCTGGTGCTGACGCAGCTCTCGGTGGGCGCGTTCTGCGTGAACCTGGCGCTCAACGAGCTCCTCGGCGCGCAGGCGACGCGGGATTTCGGCGGCCACAGCGCGACGTTCGCGCTCGTCTTCGGGATCGCCGCGCTGAAGGCGAGCCTCTTTCACCTCGGCCGGCCGCAGTTCGCGTTCCGGGCCTTCCTGGGCCTCAAGACGTCGTGGCTCAGCCGGGAGATCCTGGGCTTCTCGCTCTTCGCGGGCGCCGCGACGCTATACGCAGCGTCCTTCTGGGTGCCTGCCATCCCGGCGCTCTCGATGCTGCCCCCGATCGGGCCCCTGCAGGCGCCGCTCTCCTATGCGGTCGCGCTGAGCGGGATCCTCGGGGTCTTCTGCTCCGTGATGGTGTACGCCGCGACGCAGCGGGAGCACTGGCGCGGGGCCCTGACGGGCTTCAAGTTCGCGACCACGGCGGCCATCCTCGGGAGCTCGACGGTCCTGATGATCGGCCTGCTCCTGAGCGCCGAGCACGCGGCGCTGCTCCTGACCCGGGGCTTCCGCGGGCTGAGCGCGTTCCTGTGCGTGACGACGGCGCTCAAGCTGCTCGTGGAGCTCTCGATGTTCCGGCACCTGCGGAAGCGGAGCCACTCCACGCTCAAGCGGAGCGCGATCCTGATGACGGGAGAGCTGAAGGGCGCGACGGGCTGGCGCTTCGCCTGCGGGGCGCTCGGCGGGATCGTCCTGCCGGCGCTCAGCCTCTTCTCGGCGCCGAACAGCGGCGTGAGCTCTGAAGTTCTGATGGCGATGGCGGTCGTGGCGTTCCTGTTCTGCCTCGCGGGCGAGTTCCTCGAGCGGTACCTCTTCTTCGCAGCGGCGCCCGCCTCCAAGATGCCCGGAGGGCTCTCCTGA